The nucleotide sequence AAGATTTGTTCTTATTGTTCTAAATTGTTCAGATATAGGAGAACGTGGGTTAACCTTTGTAATTAAATATCTCGACGTGTTATTTTTAAACTGTCTTTTTCTTCTGGCCATCAAATTCTCCCCTTCCTCTGCGAGCCACTTGTTGAGTAAAAGCAGTGTTAATTAAATCATCTTCTCTAATATGTGGTATTACTCCTAAGACTGGAATATCTAGTCTTTGCTCAACATCAATTTCTGTCTTTATCGTGTTATCTAAATACTCAAGTAAAAAGGCGAGTCCCACTCCAACCACTATGCCTAATACAACAGCAACTGCCATGTTTAATAATGGTTTTGGATTCACTGGACTTGGATCATCTGGAACGAAAGCCTCTGACAGAATGTTTACATTATCTACGTTCATTAGTGTCGGTATCTTTTCTTTGAACACGCTAACCGTAGTATTTGCGATATCAACTGCCTGTTTCGGACTTTCATCCGTTGCTGTTACTGTAACAACTTGAGAATTCTGTTCACTAGAAACTTGAATCATTTCTGCTAGCTGATCCGCTGTCAACGATAGATTCAATTCATCTGCCACATCCTGTAGAATAGCAGGGCTTTTTATAATAACGTTATACGTATTTATAATTTCGATATTAGAGCGAATTTCATTTACATCTACACCCATTTGTGCGGATTCTTTCTGATTGACAATAAACTGTGAGCTAGATTGATAGGTTGGTGTCATCACGAAATACGTAACACCTGCACTTACTATTGCTGCACCTATCGTAAGAAGTATGATTAATAGTAACCTCTTCTTAATTGTTTCGAATATTTCTTTCAACGAAATCGTTTCTCCCATCGTGATCCCCCCATACATAACAACCATGTATATTCTCTATTATATGTCCGTTGCACATTATGTCGAAATTATAACATAGATTTGAGAAGGGTAACATAAGATACTTTTAATAAGAATTGTCCATTTTTGTTAAATAAAGGTGTTTGATTGGGGGAGATAATTTAAAATTACAAAAAAGACCGAATAACTTATCAGTTTTTCCTCTAATTCGATATGAATTTTTTAAATATCTTTATGTCAGTATCATGCTCAGCTACTTTAACGGATATTTCCTTAAAGCTTGTTTGTTTTTCTGTTTTCAGCAACTTGTTTTGATAAGCTACCTAACTTTTCAATAATTACTTGCTGGCCCCCTTCTCTCTATCCTGCCATCCATTCATTTAATGGCTGCAATTTCTCGTCAAATAAAGATGATAACATTTGTGTAATCTCTTTATTAATCATCTCATCACCTCTTCGTTCTATTATATCAACTATATAAAAGGTTGTGGTGATCATAATAGAAAAGAAATAGCATACCAACAAGTTACAATTTGGCATGCTACCTATCATGAAATTAAATTTTCTTCCTTAAATAGGACCTACATATTCAAAATCACTATACTAGTTCTTTCCCAAAAGTACCCTCGAACGCAGATTCCTTAACTTTTCTTCTATCCGAAGGTTTTTCTCTTTCTTGTAGGTTTTCTGGTAGGTTTTCCATAACTCCTTGATACCCAAGCGCAACTAAAGCTTGAACTTCAAAATGATCTGGGATGTCTAAAACCTCTTTTGCTTTATCTTTATAGATGCCACCCATCGCATGGGTAATCAAACCTTTTTGGGCGGCTTGTAACGATAGAAAACCCCAAGCGGCTCCAGTATCAAAAGCATGTGTTCCAATTTCATTCCCATCTCTTTCTTTTTCAGATACTAGTAGGATGAGGACAGGTGCTTTTTTCGACCATGCCTGATTTCCTTCCATAACAAACGATTGAAACTTTTCACGATTTTCCTCTGTTCTTGCTACAATAAATCTCCACGGTTGTAGGTTCATGGCAGACGGGGCCCAGCGAGCTGCCTCCAGAACTCCTAGTAATGTTTCCTCAGATACCTTCTTATCACTAAAGGATCTTGGTGACCAGCGATTCACAAATAACGGATCGGCATCATATTCTGGCTTACGGTTTTCTTTTACTTCTTGCTTTAACCCGGAAAGAGTTGTCATTAAACATTCCTCCTCTGTTGAATTCACCATTAGTTTCTTATTATAGAAGGATTACCCTTTTCTTGCCAAAGATACGCTTACTTACAAATAATTGCTTTTTTTCTATCAATCTATTAAATTAGTAGATAATTATCTAAAATTGGTAAAATTTGTTTTAAATTGAAAGTAATCTAAAGGGGGCACTCATGAAGAAAAGGAAAATTGCATTTATTGTATTAATTTCACTCATTTTGACTGCTTGTGGGCAGTCTGTAGCAGTTGAAGAAACTAAAGAGAAGGAGAAGTTCAAAGAGTCCAAAGAAGAAATCAAAACAGAAGCATCTTCAAAAACAGTGGAACACATACAGGAAGTAGACTTAGAACGAAGGGCAGAACAAAAGTTAGAACTATTGACCACTTCAAAGAAGGTTCCATTAGCCTCTACAGCTGCGCTAGAAGAGAAACAAAAGGAAGGAGCTCCAACCACGGATTACTCAACAACCGAACATGAGCAGACTTATGAGATCACAGTTGCTGAAGCTAACTTACGTAAAGGACCAAGCACCAAGCACGAAAAAGTATTCTCTCTTTTCTATGATACGAAAGTAGAAGCAAGTCAAAAAGCAAACCTTGGT is from Radiobacillus kanasensis and encodes:
- a CDS encoding YveK family protein — protein: MGETISLKEIFETIKKRLLLIILLTIGAAIVSAGVTYFVMTPTYQSSSQFIVNQKESAQMGVDVNEIRSNIEIINTYNVIIKSPAILQDVADELNLSLTADQLAEMIQVSSEQNSQVVTVTATDESPKQAVDIANTTVSVFKEKIPTLMNVDNVNILSEAFVPDDPSPVNPKPLLNMAVAVVLGIVVGVGLAFLLEYLDNTIKTEIDVEQRLDIPVLGVIPHIREDDLINTAFTQQVARRGRGEFDGQKKKTV
- a CDS encoding nitroreductase family protein; its protein translation is MTTLSGLKQEVKENRKPEYDADPLFVNRWSPRSFSDKKVSEETLLGVLEAARWAPSAMNLQPWRFIVARTEENREKFQSFVMEGNQAWSKKAPVLILLVSEKERDGNEIGTHAFDTGAAWGFLSLQAAQKGLITHAMGGIYKDKAKEVLDIPDHFEVQALVALGYQGVMENLPENLQEREKPSDRRKVKESAFEGTFGKELV